The following proteins come from a genomic window of Pseudomonadota bacterium:
- the xseA gene encoding exodeoxyribonuclease VII large subunit, with protein sequence MTMAQFPDEFWLDQLGEAVEGQEERHVYSVSQLTGDIRLVLEDNFTPVWVAGEISTLRTPVSGHCYFTLKDERSQLKAVFFRQQRFASAYRLQEGDLVLCRGRISLYEPRGEYQMIVSRLEPQGLGELWRAFAALKAKLESEGLFRPERKKAIPLLPRTLALVTSPTGAAVHDILQVIGRRFAGVEIIVVPVVVQGERAAGEICAALERLERYWRERVDTIILARGGGSYEDLQPFNDERVARAIAAGSIPLISAVGHEIDFTIADFVADLRAPTPSAAAEMVIGSRREMVDRLHHLRRRLLQSGRLQTTRERRRLQMLALGLDRGAGSLLLSRRRLLELKARFFAGLRHRLRLVHQQLATREHCLRQVSPGLRLDSLNLKIETFAGRLQRAWSRQLHGRKIRLAAAGDRLRAGNPLAVLARGYAVVEKTGTGVVVRNCAELHPGELLDLRFHQGGARCRVERVIPFAPERMEKTNADE encoded by the coding sequence ATGACAATGGCGCAGTTTCCGGATGAATTCTGGCTTGATCAACTTGGCGAGGCGGTCGAGGGACAAGAGGAGCGGCATGTTTACAGCGTTTCGCAGCTGACCGGCGATATTCGCCTGGTGCTGGAAGACAATTTCACTCCGGTCTGGGTCGCGGGTGAAATTTCGACCTTGCGCACTCCGGTTTCCGGGCACTGTTATTTCACGTTAAAAGATGAGAGGTCTCAGCTCAAGGCCGTCTTTTTCCGGCAGCAGCGTTTCGCCTCAGCTTATCGTTTGCAGGAGGGCGACCTGGTGCTCTGCCGGGGGCGCATCTCTCTTTATGAGCCTCGGGGTGAGTACCAGATGATTGTCAGCCGCTTGGAGCCCCAGGGACTCGGGGAGCTCTGGCGGGCCTTTGCCGCGTTGAAGGCTAAACTGGAAAGCGAAGGTCTTTTCCGTCCGGAGCGAAAAAAAGCGATTCCTTTGTTGCCCCGGACCCTGGCTCTGGTAACCTCGCCGACCGGGGCCGCGGTTCACGATATCCTGCAGGTTATCGGCCGCCGTTTCGCCGGAGTTGAGATTATTGTCGTGCCGGTGGTGGTGCAAGGTGAGCGGGCCGCAGGCGAGATCTGCGCCGCTCTGGAACGCCTTGAACGATATTGGCGGGAACGAGTCGATACGATTATTCTGGCCCGGGGCGGCGGCTCTTACGAAGATCTGCAGCCTTTTAACGATGAACGGGTCGCCCGGGCGATTGCCGCCGGTTCGATTCCCCTGATCAGCGCCGTAGGGCACGAAATCGATTTCACGATTGCCGATTTTGTCGCCGATTTGCGGGCCCCGACTCCTTCCGCGGCGGCCGAGATGGTTATCGGTAGTCGGCGGGAGATGGTCGATCGTCTTCATCATCTGCGCCGGCGTCTCTTGCAGAGCGGCCGTTTGCAGACGACCCGGGAGCGTCGACGTCTGCAGATGCTGGCTTTGGGGCTGGATCGCGGGGCTGGGTCTTTGCTTTTGTCGCGCCGGCGCCTGCTGGAGCTCAAGGCTCGTTTTTTTGCCGGCTTGCGGCATCGTCTGCGTCTGGTCCACCAGCAGCTTGCGACCCGGGAGCATTGTTTGCGGCAGGTTTCTCCCGGCTTGCGGCTGGATTCCTTGAACCTGAAAATCGAAACTTTTGCCGGGCGTCTTCAGCGGGCCTGGAGCCGGCAGTTGCATGGCCGGAAAATTCGGCTGGCCGCCGCCGGTGACCGGTTGCGGGCCGGAAATCCCCTGGCGGTGCTCGCCCGGGGCTACGCGGTGGTTGAGAAAACCGGGACCGGCGTTGTCGTCAGAAACTGCGCCGAACTACATCCGGGTGAACTTCTGGACTTGCGTTTTCATCAAGGTGGGGCGCGATGCCGGGTCGAGCGAGTGATTCCGTTTGCGCCGGAAAGAATGGAAAAGACCAATGCCGATGAATAA
- a CDS encoding rod shape-determining protein, giving the protein MFSSLFGLFSSDLAIDLGTANTLVYVKGKGIVIDEPSVVAVQSNSNGTKKVLAVGTEAKLMLGRTPGNIVAIRPMKDGVIADFEVTEAMLRHFITKVHKRKKWVRPRTVICVPSGITQVERRAVKESAESAGAREVYLIEEPMAAGIGAGLPITEPAGNMVVDIGGGTTEVAVISLAGIVFSRSVRVGGDKIDEAISQYIRRKYNMLIGERMAEQVKIQLGSAAPLDEPETMMIKGRDTVAGVPQTLEINSDEIREALTEPVNAILDAVRVALETTPPELAADIVDKGIMLTGGGALLRNLDSLMRHETGLPITVIDEPLTCVVRGSGMVLDNLTLLREVTQSD; this is encoded by the coding sequence ATGTTCAGCTCATTATTCGGTTTATTTTCCAGCGACCTGGCTATCGACCTCGGCACCGCCAACACCCTGGTTTACGTTAAGGGTAAAGGGATTGTTATCGACGAACCCTCCGTGGTTGCGGTCCAGAGCAATTCCAACGGCACCAAAAAGGTTCTCGCGGTCGGCACTGAGGCCAAACTCATGCTGGGGCGCACCCCCGGCAACATTGTCGCCATTCGCCCCATGAAGGACGGCGTCATCGCCGATTTTGAAGTAACCGAGGCCATGCTGCGCCATTTTATCACCAAAGTCCATAAACGCAAAAAATGGGTGCGACCGCGGACCGTCATCTGCGTGCCCTCTGGCATTACCCAGGTTGAGCGCCGCGCCGTCAAGGAATCGGCCGAATCCGCCGGCGCCCGCGAAGTTTACCTGATCGAAGAACCCATGGCGGCGGGCATCGGTGCCGGCCTACCGATCACGGAACCAGCCGGCAACATGGTGGTTGATATCGGGGGAGGAACAACCGAAGTCGCGGTCATCTCGCTGGCCGGAATTGTCTTTTCCCGTTCGGTCAGGGTTGGCGGCGACAAGATTGATGAAGCGATCTCCCAGTATATCAGACGCAAATACAATATGCTGATCGGCGAACGGATGGCCGAGCAGGTCAAGATTCAACTAGGCTCCGCAGCTCCGCTGGACGAGCCTGAAACCATGATGATCAAAGGCCGGGATACGGTCGCCGGCGTTCCCCAGACCCTGGAAATCAACTCCGACGAAATCCGTGAAGCCCTGACCGAGCCGGTCAACGCCATTCTCGACGCCGTGCGCGTGGCTCTGGAAACAACTCCGCCCGAGCTGGCCGCCGACATCGTTGACAAGGGCATCATGCTGACCGGAGGAGGCGCCCTATTGCGCAATCTCGACAGCCTGATGCGACATGAAACCGGACTGCCGATCACCGTCATCGACGAGCCTCTGACCTGCGTTGTCAGAGGCTCAGGAATGGTCCTTGACAACCTCACTCTGCTGCGGGAAGTAACCCAAAGTGATTAA
- the mreC gene encoding rod shape-determining protein MreC, whose product MNSLSRRLPLIFSSALIFIFFTLCVSFGLQKGGNLLSIAERAALTMVYPLQKGIDLGFSGCGKLFDGYINLVGIKARNQQLEKELARARYRLAELAEIKHENLRLHKLLQLKQRDSLLEQGLAAHVIGRQTDNLSHILIIDRGSRQGLKLNNPVFTPEGLVGRIVTCAPLSAKVLLLLDQNSACDVIVQRNRVRGILQGAGKLCRLAHLQNSADVKIGDLLITSGLDNIFPKGMTVGTVISANRNENDLSQEIIVKPEFDLDTIEEVYIVPSSSPAE is encoded by the coding sequence ATGAACTCCTTAAGTCGTCGTCTGCCGCTGATTTTCAGCTCCGCTCTGATTTTTATCTTTTTCACGCTCTGTGTGAGTTTCGGCCTGCAGAAAGGCGGCAATCTCTTAAGCATCGCGGAAAGAGCCGCCCTGACCATGGTTTATCCTCTTCAGAAAGGCATTGACCTCGGTTTTTCGGGCTGCGGCAAGCTGTTCGACGGCTATATAAACCTGGTCGGAATCAAGGCCAGAAACCAGCAATTGGAAAAAGAGCTGGCTAGGGCTCGCTATCGTCTGGCCGAACTGGCGGAAATCAAGCACGAAAATTTACGCCTGCACAAATTACTCCAGTTAAAACAGCGTGATAGCCTGCTAGAACAAGGTCTGGCCGCCCATGTCATCGGTCGCCAGACCGACAATCTCTCGCATATTCTCATTATCGATCGCGGCTCCCGACAGGGACTGAAGCTCAACAATCCGGTCTTTACCCCGGAAGGTCTGGTCGGACGGATTGTCACCTGCGCTCCCCTGTCCGCCAAGGTTCTCCTCCTGCTTGACCAGAACAGCGCCTGCGATGTCATCGTGCAGCGCAACCGGGTCCGCGGCATCCTTCAGGGGGCCGGCAAACTCTGTCGCCTGGCCCATCTGCAGAACTCCGCCGACGTCAAAATCGGCGACCTTCTGATCACCTCAGGACTTGACAATATCTTCCCCAAAGGGATGACGGTCGGCACCGTCATCTCCGCCAACCGTAACGAGAACGATCTGAGTCAGGAAATCATCGTTAAACCGGAATTTGATCTGGATACCATTGAAGAAGTGTATATCGTCCCCTCATCATCCCCGGCCGAGTAA
- the mrdA gene encoding penicillin-binding protein 2 — MSKVDNLRKSKREQILANGRLIMLAMAVVVIALVMRLWYLQIVMGDHFKQRSQDNRIRVRRIRALRGMIYDRNGKLLADNSLAFNLQMVPENIDQIEEVATILAAQIDNLEPDVIITAYRETSPATRHRPLTLKKNLSPDELARIEARKYELPGILIETEPMRVYPYDEICSHIIGYLGFINDHELRQPAYQSYARDDLVGRSGIEARYQDHLRGLDGIRQVEVNARGRELASHTDQPARSGGHLTLTIDIELQAYVFKLMGEEVGSLVALDPNNGEVLALVSTPAFSNNLFSTRISSENWREINENPFKPLQNRAVQGRYPPGSTFKPLLALLALNDQIVTPATKFHCSGSLTLGASNFRCWNRYGHGNVDLAGSLRESCDVYYYNLATRLAIDRIAAYSSAFGLGRCSGIELPEEKSGLLPTSSWKLKYIHDQWYTGDTLSVALGQGYLTATPLQIASLYAVFANGGTYYQPHLLKTEIKCEVSGPPDGNRQGRPIETGKAQMETVRQALWQVVNDKRGTAYQARIKNQPWEMAGKTGTAQVVKQHLDDLKNQKNTPRHLRDHAWFAAFAPYDKPTIAVAVIIEHGGHGSSVAAPIAREAIKFYLEN; from the coding sequence ATGAGCAAGGTTGACAATCTCAGAAAAAGCAAGCGCGAACAGATTCTGGCCAATGGTCGACTGATCATGCTCGCCATGGCGGTGGTGGTTATCGCCTTGGTCATGCGACTCTGGTATCTGCAAATCGTCATGGGAGACCATTTTAAACAACGGTCACAGGATAACCGAATACGAGTCCGCCGCATCCGGGCCCTGCGCGGAATGATTTATGATCGCAACGGCAAGCTTCTCGCCGACAACTCCCTGGCCTTCAACCTGCAAATGGTTCCGGAAAATATCGATCAGATAGAAGAGGTCGCCACCATTCTGGCGGCTCAGATCGACAACCTCGAACCCGATGTGATTATCACCGCGTATCGGGAAACCTCCCCGGCTACCCGCCATCGCCCCCTGACCCTGAAAAAGAATCTCAGCCCGGATGAGCTGGCCCGAATCGAAGCCCGCAAATATGAACTGCCGGGGATTCTGATCGAAACCGAGCCCATGCGTGTCTATCCCTACGATGAAATTTGCTCTCACATTATCGGTTATCTGGGATTCATCAACGACCATGAACTCCGCCAACCGGCCTATCAGAGCTACGCCCGGGATGACCTGGTCGGAAGAAGCGGCATCGAAGCCCGCTACCAGGATCACCTGCGCGGCCTTGACGGTATACGCCAGGTCGAGGTCAATGCCCGGGGGCGTGAACTGGCCAGCCACACCGACCAACCTGCGCGCTCAGGAGGTCATCTGACCCTGACCATTGATATCGAACTTCAGGCATACGTTTTCAAGCTCATGGGCGAAGAGGTCGGAAGTCTGGTGGCACTGGACCCCAATAATGGCGAGGTTCTGGCCCTGGTCAGCACCCCGGCCTTTTCCAACAACCTTTTTTCAACCAGGATTTCCAGTGAAAACTGGCGGGAAATCAATGAAAACCCCTTTAAACCCCTTCAGAACCGGGCCGTGCAAGGCCGTTACCCGCCCGGCTCGACGTTTAAACCCCTGCTCGCCCTGCTGGCTTTGAACGACCAGATCGTAACCCCGGCGACCAAGTTCCACTGCAGCGGCTCCCTGACCCTGGGCGCCAGCAATTTTCGTTGTTGGAACCGTTACGGCCACGGCAATGTTGATCTGGCGGGATCCTTGCGTGAATCTTGCGATGTTTATTACTATAATCTGGCCACCCGCCTGGCAATTGACCGGATTGCCGCCTACAGCTCCGCCTTCGGCCTCGGACGATGCAGCGGCATTGAACTGCCGGAAGAAAAAAGCGGGCTTCTGCCCACCTCCTCATGGAAGTTGAAATACATCCACGATCAGTGGTATACGGGAGACACCTTGTCGGTAGCTCTCGGCCAGGGTTATCTGACCGCCACGCCCTTGCAAATCGCGTCCCTGTATGCGGTTTTCGCCAACGGCGGCACTTATTATCAACCCCATCTGCTGAAAACCGAGATAAAATGTGAGGTTTCCGGACCACCTGACGGCAACCGGCAAGGCCGGCCAATTGAAACCGGCAAGGCGCAGATGGAAACCGTGCGCCAAGCCCTCTGGCAGGTAGTTAACGACAAACGGGGTACCGCCTACCAGGCCCGCATCAAGAATCAGCCTTGGGAAATGGCGGGCAAAACCGGCACCGCGCAGGTGGTCAAACAGCACCTTGACGATCTGAAAAATCAGAAAAACACTCCTCGGCACCTTCGCGACCATGCCTGGTTTGCGGCCTTCGCCCCCTATGACAAGCCCACCATCGCGGTTGCGGTAATCATCGAACATGGCGGCCATGGCAGTTCAGTCGCGGCTCCGATTGCTCGTGAGGCAATCAAGTTCTACCTGGAAAACTAA
- the rodA gene encoding rod shape-determining protein RodA: MTISPGNSYRPHRIDKASDDFISLPGRRLIQQPLERNRLYDFDYATLILTCLLVGLGIMTIYSATYTPENAGWLTAFSRRQCSWFGIGLGVGTLVFVFHYNYLYHAAYPLYGLSLLLLVAVEVAGSQHMGATRWLSLGGLNLQPSELVKITVILALARYFSNRRLPPPYNLRELLPPLAIVLLPCLFILKQPDLGTALLIFLISGVVILIVGITRRTLATIMTAALICGSIGWQFLHDYQRRRVLTFLDPENDPLGSGYHIAQSKIAIGAGKFFGNGFLKGTQNTLHFLPEQHTDFIFAAYAEQWGFLGCIILLTLYLAFLFRSLNIAMEARDTFGSYLGSGIAAIFFWQITINIGMVSGLMPVVGIPLPLFSYGGTSMLTSMILIGMLLNLHFRRKG; encoded by the coding sequence ATGACGATTTCCCCCGGAAATTCATATCGGCCGCATCGCATCGACAAGGCCAGTGATGACTTCATATCCCTGCCCGGAAGAAGGCTGATTCAACAACCCCTGGAGCGTAATCGTCTGTATGATTTTGATTACGCCACCTTGATCCTGACCTGCCTGCTGGTGGGTCTCGGCATCATGACCATTTACAGCGCTACCTACACCCCGGAAAACGCCGGCTGGCTCACGGCTTTCAGCCGGCGTCAGTGCAGTTGGTTCGGAATCGGCCTGGGCGTAGGCACCTTGGTTTTTGTTTTTCACTATAATTATCTCTATCATGCAGCCTACCCATTATACGGTCTGAGTCTGCTTTTACTGGTGGCGGTCGAGGTCGCCGGTTCTCAACACATGGGAGCGACGCGCTGGCTTTCGCTCGGGGGACTCAACCTGCAGCCCTCGGAACTTGTTAAAATAACCGTCATTCTCGCCCTGGCCCGTTATTTCAGTAATCGCCGGCTGCCCCCCCCCTATAATCTGAGAGAGTTACTGCCCCCCCTGGCAATCGTCTTACTGCCCTGTCTGTTTATCCTGAAACAGCCTGACCTGGGCACCGCCTTGCTGATCTTCCTGATTTCCGGGGTCGTGATCCTGATTGTCGGCATAACCAGGCGGACTCTGGCGACAATCATGACCGCTGCCCTGATCTGCGGTTCAATCGGCTGGCAGTTTCTTCACGACTATCAACGCCGACGGGTGCTGACCTTTCTCGATCCTGAAAATGATCCCCTGGGCTCCGGCTACCATATCGCTCAGTCCAAGATCGCGATCGGGGCCGGCAAATTCTTCGGCAATGGTTTTCTCAAGGGCACCCAGAATACCCTGCATTTCCTTCCCGAACAACATACAGATTTCATCTTTGCCGCTTATGCCGAGCAATGGGGATTCCTGGGCTGTATCATCCTGCTGACCCTCTATCTGGCCTTTCTCTTTCGCAGTCTGAACATCGCCATGGAAGCCCGGGATACCTTCGGAAGTTACCTGGGCAGCGGTATCGCGGCGATTTTTTTCTGGCAGATCACCATCAATATCGGCATGGTTTCCGGCCTCATGCCGGTGGTCGGCATTCCCCTGCCCCTCTTCAGCTATGGTGGCACTTCCATGCTGACTTCCATGATTCTGATCGGCATGCTTCTGAACCTTCATTTTCGCCGCAAAGGATAA
- the radA gene encoding DNA repair protein RadA, protein MSSKKNKTSFFCTVCGYQSAKWLGKCPGCEEWESMREAPAETPVERQENPQLLAVIEELGESHGPQPLSTLDDRDQPRRQTGIEEFDRVLGGGVVGGSVILVGGDPGIGKSTLLLQILNQLSRPESPTLYVSGEESPYQSKIRSLRMGIENHHLYFLAAAEIDNIIGHFRKLKPSALVIDSIQTCHCPEIKSPPGSTNQIRQAASHLVKIAKLTRTPIFIIGHVTKDGSIAGPKLLEHMVDTVLYFESDTQYPYRILRAVKNRFGSTNEIGVFEMTGSGLIGVDSPSRIFLNERQVNLAGSLVSATIEGSRPILTELQALVSTAISGGIPRRTTLGIDRNRAALMIAIMEKRLRLNFNNKDIFLNLVGGLKVVEPALDLALIAAVLSSHLDQPVPPTTLVIGEVGLTGETRRINMIDQRVAEAMKFGFKKIILPDGNPTSSPARNRTVIHEIATISELAAALFS, encoded by the coding sequence TTGTCGAGTAAAAAAAACAAAACCTCTTTCTTCTGCACGGTCTGCGGTTATCAAAGTGCTAAATGGCTGGGCAAATGCCCTGGTTGCGAGGAATGGGAATCAATGCGGGAGGCCCCAGCGGAAACCCCGGTCGAGCGTCAGGAAAACCCGCAACTTCTGGCCGTCATTGAAGAACTCGGAGAGAGCCACGGGCCGCAACCGCTTTCCACCCTGGATGACCGTGACCAGCCCCGCCGCCAAACCGGAATTGAAGAATTTGACCGGGTTCTGGGCGGCGGCGTGGTCGGGGGTTCGGTAATCTTGGTCGGAGGTGATCCGGGCATCGGCAAATCGACCCTGCTGCTGCAGATTCTCAACCAGCTGAGTCGACCCGAGTCACCCACCCTCTATGTCTCCGGCGAGGAGTCCCCGTACCAAAGTAAAATCCGCAGTCTGAGAATGGGGATTGAGAATCATCACCTCTACTTTCTGGCCGCCGCTGAAATTGACAATATCATCGGCCATTTTCGCAAGCTAAAACCGAGCGCGCTGGTGATTGACTCAATTCAGACCTGTCACTGCCCCGAGATAAAATCTCCCCCCGGCTCCACCAACCAGATCAGACAGGCGGCTTCCCATCTGGTCAAAATCGCCAAGCTGACCCGGACTCCGATCTTCATTATCGGCCATGTCACCAAGGACGGCAGCATTGCCGGGCCCAAACTGTTGGAGCACATGGTCGACACGGTCCTTTATTTTGAATCAGACACTCAGTATCCTTATCGCATTTTACGAGCCGTCAAGAATCGTTTCGGTTCAACCAATGAAATCGGGGTCTTCGAGATGACGGGCAGCGGCCTGATCGGAGTCGACAGCCCCTCGCGGATTTTTCTTAACGAGCGCCAGGTCAATTTGGCCGGATCCCTAGTCAGCGCCACCATCGAAGGTTCGCGGCCGATTCTGACGGAGCTTCAGGCTCTGGTCAGCACCGCGATTTCCGGCGGCATCCCTCGACGAACCACCCTGGGCATCGATCGCAATCGGGCCGCCCTGATGATTGCCATCATGGAAAAACGACTGCGCCTTAACTTCAACAACAAAGATATCTTTCTCAACCTTGTCGGCGGCCTGAAGGTCGTTGAACCGGCTCTTGACCTGGCCCTGATCGCCGCGGTTCTTTCGAGCCATCTGGATCAACCCGTCCCGCCGACCACGCTGGTAATCGGAGAAGTCGGCCTTACCGGTGAAACTCGCAGAATCAATATGATTGACCAGCGCGTCGCCGAAGCCATGAAATTCGGTTTTAAAAAAATCATTCTGCCCGACGGCAATCCGACCTCGTCGCCGGCCCGCAACCGGACCGTCATTCACGAAATAGCAACGATCTCGGAACTGGCGGCCGCCCTTTTCTCCTGA